The following nucleotide sequence is from candidate division WOR-3 bacterium.
AGGTGCTCGTGGTAAGAGGCAGGGGACAGGAGATCAAGAAGATAGCCGACCGCCTGCTGAGCACCAAAGGCGTAAAGCATGGCAAGCTGACGACAACGACGACAGGACGATCACTTGCATAAAAACGGGTCATAGGTTATTTTTTGTAGCTGCCCGTATCGTTTGGTTCGTTAATCTCGCTAATTCCGTTAGTCCCGCTGTAACGACATTTCGAAAAGATCTCGTATTCGTGTACGTTCCAGTGGTACAGGATGCTACCGGAGTTCATATCCAGTATCGAGAATCGAGCATCAAGCATCCAACGGGAATAACGAGATTAACGCAATTAACGGCATTTTTTTGTGCCTACGCTTGACAGGGTCGTGGTGTTCGCTATAATTGACCATCGGGGCGTGGCGCAGCTGGTTTAGCGCGCCAGCTTGGGGTGCTGGAGGTCGTCGGTTCAAATCCGATCGCCCCGATCTTCCTCCAAATGCAAAATACGAAATTCGCAATTCGAAATGTCTTAAATCTCTCCTGCCTTCTTCAACCCGTACTTGGCAAATATCGGGCCGACCAGTTCATATATCACCGTAGTCGCGGTGATCGTCGTGAAGATGACATCGCCGTACTCCGGATACAACGCCTTGGCGCTCAATGCAACGCCGAGCGCCACTCCGGCCTGCGGTACCAGCCCCCAGGCGAGGTACTTGCTGATGTTCTCTCCGGCCTTCGATATGTAAGACCCGAGTCTCACGCCAATGAATTTGCCAAAGACCCTGAATATAATATATAGCACTCCCATGATGCCGACCTTCGGCAAAAGATGAATCTCAAGATTTGCACCAACCAGAACAAAAAATCCCAGAAAGAAGACCATATCGATGTCTCTCAATTTTTCAAAGAACAATTCATTGTTTCTGACGATGTTAGCAACGACCAGGCCAAAAGCGATATTGGTTAAAAGCGGGGAAAGTCTCAGGGTCATGGATAAACCCACTGCCAACAGTATGAAACCAATGACAATGACAAGCACTTCCTCCACCGTCATTATGAAACGGGATAGTAGATTGAGAGCGAAACCCAGTACTGCGCCGAGTATCAAGGCCGCGCATATCTCAAAAATGGCCTCGAGGAGTACAACGGAGTTGAAAACTCCAAGCCTCAAGGCATTTGCCGTCGTTATCGCCAGGGCTGAGAATATCAGACACCAGGCATCATCAATTGCCACCACTTTCAAAAGCATTTCGGTAACCGGCCCGCTGGCCCGATACTCCCGGATCACCATCACGGTTGCGGCGGGTGCAGTCGCTGCGGCAGCCGCTCCCAAAACGAAAGCCGGATGTATGGGAAGGTTATTCAAAGAATGATAGGCGATCATTACCAGTGTAACAAGGATCCAGGCAAACGCAGCTTCGAGTACAGAGATCCATATCACCGGTTTACCGGCTGCTCTGATACCTTCTATCCTGAAATTCGCACCGAGGGTGAAAGCGATAATACCCAGCACAAAATTCGAAACGAAATCGGATGCATCCATGATCTTGACTGGAATGAGATTCAACAAACGGGGACCGATAAGGATCCCGACCAGAAGATATGCGGTAACGGCAGGGAAACTAATGCGGCGCAGAAGCTTTGCACCCAAATACGCACATATGATAATGAGGGCAATGCCCAGTATACTATTCAGATGGCAAAATCTCCCCGGCTTTTATAAGGCTGTATTTCGTCAACAAAGGGCCGATCAGTTCGAATATCACCGAGGTTGCAGCTATGATGGTGAAAATATAACCTCCAAAATCCGGAAAGGTTACCTTGGCGACAAGACCGATACCCAATGCTACACCAGCCTGTGGTGCCAGGCTGAGGCCGAGCCAGTGCTCAACACTCTTTGGCGCGTTGCTTATCCTCGCGCCGAGTTTGGCACCATAGACCTTTCCTATCGTACGGAATACTATATAAAGAATGCCGGCAAGTCCCATTTTATATAGTATTGCAAAATCAAGATGGGCGCCGGACATGATGAAGAATGCAAGATAAAGAGGAGTGTCGACCGAGCGCAGGACTTCGAAGAACCTGTAATTCTCACGGGCGATATTGACCATGACCAAGCCCATCATCATTGCCGACAATAGCACCGACACCTCCAGGGCGATGGACAAACCGACATCCAGGAACAATAGGCCGAGCGTATAGACCAGCAGTTCTTCTCTCGTCCTTACATACTTGCTCAATCTGGAAGAAAGATATCCGAGCACACCACCAAGCACCAGAGCGCCGAATATTTCACCCAAACCGGCAAACACGATCGACAGCTGAAACACGTCGGCGCGCATTGCATTACCCACCGCAATTGCCATGGCGGCAAAAATAAGACACCAGGCATCGTCGATAGCAACCACTTTGAGCAGCAACTCAGTGAGTATACCGCTTGCCCGGTACTCGCGGATAACCAACACCGTGGCAGCGGGTGCAGTGGCCGACGCGGCTGCACCCAGGACAATAGCAGGGTATATGGGCATCTTGATGCTGATGAAGTACACAATCAGGGCAGTCGAGACGAGTAACCAGGCTGCCAGGGCGGCGCTCAGTGAAATCCACATGACCTGTCTCATACCCTGGCGCAATTTGTCAATACGGAAATTCTCACCCAGACTGAAGGCGATCAGCCCCAGAACAAGATTCGAAAAGAACTCTGAGGCGGCAAAGATCTCTACCGTGACGAGGTTAAGCAACTGGGGGCCGATCAGGATGCCTACTATCAGAAAGGCGGTTACGCTTGGCAGGCGCACCAATTTCAGGAGGCGCGCGCCGACAAATCCCAACAGTAGAATCAGACCGGCGCTGAGTAGGCTATTCACTGTTCAAGATTTCGTGTTCTTTTAATATGAAGACAAGAATATCGAGCAAAGACAATACGCCCACCAACTTCTTGTCTGCGACTACGGGTAGCGTCTCGATGTTATGAAGTCTCATGAGCCGTCGCGCCTCGCGTACTGTTCTATCCTCAGTGATAGACACATAGTTCGTGTTGATGATGTCGGCAACCAGAATTAGCGTACCCATTTCGGGAGAGAGTTCGAGATTCAAATCTTCATCATCGACTTTCTCGACAAAAGGCATTCTTTCCACTATTTCGCTGACCGATCCTGAAAAAGGACGGAATATGCTCAGAATTCCGCGGTAGTTCACTATTCCTAATAGCGTCCTGTCCTCATCGACAACCGGGAGCATGTAGTGATTAGTCTTTCGCATGAATTCAATCAATTGCTTCAGATTTGTCGAAGGGCTAACCGTAGGTGCATCACGCCTCATTACTGATGCGACCGATAGTTTTTCAATGTCCATACTGGAATTATATAGAATATCTAATACTTTGCAACACTGAATATACTACTGGCTCACTGAATTCAGGCCGCGACAACCTTGTTGCGCCCACTCATTTTGCCTTCGTACATCGCCTTGTCCGCCTTGCCGATGAGCTCGTCGCGCGTCTTGGCATCTTCGGGGTAAGCGGCAACACCAAGCGTCACCGTGATACTGAATTTCTTGTTGCCGAATGCGTAGAACGGTTCGCGGCCGATCACCACCCTGATCCTCTCGGCAATAATCAATGCGGTTCTCTTATCCGTGTTTGGCAAGAGAACGATATACTCGTCACCACCGTAGCGCACGATCACGTCATTCTTGCGGATAACCCTGGTCATTCTTTCACCGACAATTTTCAGGGTCTCGCTGCCAACAAGATGACCGAAATTGTCATCGACCAGCTTGAAAAAGTCGATATCCAAAAATATCAAGGAAATCCTTCCGCTTGCGTCTTTCCTCTCGATCAGAAAATTATCCAGGAATTGATTGCAGTACCGGGTGTTATACAATTGAGTGAGATCGTCGACCAGGCTCGCCTGTTCCATTTTTCTGTACAGGTTCGCCTTCTCGAGCGCTATGGTCAAATGCGCAACAACATTTTCGAATATTTCGAAATCGTCCTGCGTAAAAGATTCGCCGCCTATTTTGTTGACGACCTCCACGACCCCGATGATCCGATCACGGCTCCTCATTGGCACACAAAGCACCGACTTTGTGGTGAACTTTGTTTGCTGGTCGACCCCTGAGTAGAACCGGGGGTCTTTCGACACATCGGGAACCATCAACGACGCGCCGTACCGGGAGACCCAGCCGGCAACACCCTGCCCAATTTTCAATCTCATTCCCAGAAGTTTCTTCCCGGCTTTTCCCGAGGCCGCCTCAAAAACCAATTCTTTTGTTTTCTCATTGATCATAAGAACCGACCAACCTTCCGCGTTTATCAGATCCGCGGCTTTTGCCATGATAGTATTAAGAATCTCTTTGGGCTTGAGCGATGAATTGATCGCCTGAACCACCTCATTGAGTGTCTGCAATACCTGAACCTTTCGCTGCAGAGACATCACGGTCTTGCGGTTGTATATAATCTCATTTCTCCGTTGAATGGCTTTTTCCAAAACTTTCTGCAGGAAATCGATCCTATAGGGGCGAAGGAGCAATCCCGCCACGCCGGCAAAAATCGCTTTCTCCAAATTCATTACCGCACTTCGGTCGGCGACAAGTATGACAGGCACTTCCTCGTGCTGTTTCCTTAACTGATCGAGTATTGTCAATGCTGATACATCAAGTATACATATGTCACACTTCTTCTTCCGTACAATCTTACGCAACTCGCCTATGTTCGATACTGTAGTATTGCTCAATCCGAGTTGGTGAAGATGTCTGGAGAGAGTCGTAAGTCTAAGGCGGTCCGGATCGAAGACTAATGCTTCCATCAAAGAGTCAAGACTTCATATAACATCTTAATTCTCTTGTTATCTGTATCATAGATGTTGTTGCGATCATCAATAATAAAATCGTCGATACGCGCATCCACTATCGCCTTATTCTTGTTCAACTCGCCAAGCAAATGCGCACCCTTCGGCACAACCGACACTTTGAGATCAGAGAAATTGTAGCCATGTGTCGTATCACGGAACTCCCGAAGGAGTTTACAGTATTTCTCATAATCATTCTCTTCGATCGGATACTCGAAGTTATCTGCATTAAGGACAAGGTTAACTAAAGTGGGAAGATCACATATGATAACAGACCGTCCCGGTTGTCTTTCTCTCGAATACAGATTGGCATCGGCCAGAATCGGCCCAACCAGATCGGGGTCCCCGTACGAATTCGGCGCGAAGATAACATCCTGATCAGGTACTCCCGAAGCGATGCCGACGCCGATCCGGAAGAGGCTCTTGAACTCAGGCGGCAGCAGAGCATACGTAATACCATCCAGTTCAAGAGTTCGCTCGGCGACATCCGCAAACCATTCCCGGTAATGCACGAAGTTCGCCCGGATAAATTCCTCTGCCCTCTGTACGATATCGCGAGCGCACAGGACCGCACGCTTTGCCGCATCCGCGGCAGGAATTATATCACATTCACCGCCTGAACATATTGAATAACGGAGCTTGGTTCCCTTCCCGGTCACCGATTCGGTGTACAGATAATTGTAGAGAGAGCCTGAATTCTCGGAAAACCAGACCAGCCCACCGTCACCCGTGTCCTTGAGCAGAAAGCCATCATACCTCTTAACAACCTGTGCCATCTCTTTGGCGAATTTGTGTTTTATTCGCTGTTCCTTAACAGCATCGTTCAATTTGATGCCCATGTAGGAGGAACCTCTTATGTCGTATACCAATATCGTGACGCATTTTCGGTATTTACCCGCGTATTCTATAATCTCCCGCGGCTTTTCAGCAACCTTTCCTCCGAGCTCCAGAACATTCTTCCCGGTCAGGAAAACGGTCTTCAGGTTTGCCAGGTCACTGGTCACCCTCGGCGCCTCATTCTCATCTGGTGGTAAGCAGCTGACGAGATTCAAGAAACATTGTCCGACATGATCAGGTATGATCGTTTTCTTCATGAACGAATTGTAAGCATCGAGGAGCATATCTATTTCCAATTCAACCGAGATAATACCGCGCTTCTCGAATTTCTTGAGCATGGAAACGCTCCGACTCTTCTTGCGGTAGATTTCCTCCAACTCCTGTGTCACGGATTTTGTGAAGTTTCTATGTTCATCCTTTGTCAGCGGTCCAAATCTATGCATAAAGATATACTCGCTGAAGATTTCGTATACCGGTTTCGTGACATCCAACAATCGTGTTTCCGCATAATGCTTGAGATTCTCTTCCTGCTGGAGGTTATCGAGTATTTCTTTCTTCTTCCGCTGATAATCCTTGAGGTGATATATGTTACCTAGAAACAAACGGTCCAACCTCGAGAAGAGATTGGAGACTTTCTGAGTTATCACGTTGGTGTCGGCATCCTGGGACACATCCTTATCGACGATCTCGTGCAACCCTTGATTTGTTTCAAGGAAGAGTCCTTCGAGTTGTTCTTTTATCCGGAATGAATACAGGTCAATTGTCTTGAGTTCCTCCTCTGATTTGCTTCTGACATCACGGAGAATGACCGAGAGCTTCCTGATCAACTTGGCAAGGGATGTTGCCGACAGGTAATTAAGATAGATTGCCGGTATTTTCTCGGCAGCATCTTTCATGCCGGTAATCCCAAGACGCTCCACGTCAGAGAGTAGATCGGGCAGAAGAGTTTCGACACGCGCCCCGATGATGCTCTTGTGCACGGCCAAGAATATATCGTGCGCAAGTGAAACCTCGCGCATATCCTTGGTGTATTCGTTTATCTGCTTCCTATTGGTTGCCTGCTCGATTATTGCCACCACTTCCTTCGGACATTTTTCGATCAACGCCTCGGGGATGGGCATACCTCTCTTCTTATGTCCTATGAACAGTGGCAGTTCAAAACCTTCATATTCGTTGATCTTGTGCCCCAGTTCGAGTATAAAATTGCGGCGATTCTGGAAGACTTTGATCGGTGCCTTTGACATTCCCAGACATGCTAAACCTTGTTCGATCGCCGAAAGACTCTCAGTGTATCTTTGCTCACCGACAAATCTCTGCCCGACCATGGCGAAGTAGTTGCTCTGCTCTTCCATGTAATCCTGAAGGTTGCTGACCTTATGCGTGTTCATCTGGAGATCTCCGTATGAATCTCGAAGAGCAATTTAGACCGCTCCACTTTTTCAAGCTGAATATCAGTACTTTCGTCGATTACGATATCGCTGTCGTCGAGTACAATTTTCAGGTTATCTGTATCCGCCATCTCCCGTCCGAATTTGGCCGCGAATATTTTGTGCAGATCAAAGATAAAACCCTTACGCGTTGCCCGTTGCCTGATCCAGTATTCCAATCCCTGTTGTATATTCAACTGTACCGGATCGATACGCAAACCCGCTTCGCTCAAGAATGAAAAACGCTCAACATTCAGCAGAATGTTGTATACTGTTGCATCGTCACAGATAACAGTCGACTTGCCTTTTGCTTTGACTGCGGAATACAGATTCGCCTCCCGGACAAGCATCCCGGTCAAATCGTACTCACCAAAAGCATTCTTTTCTAGATATAGCTCACGCGGATAATGACCCGAGGCGATACCGATCCCTACCTGAAAGATTGCCTGATATGATGGTGGCAACGTAGCGTAAGTCGCTCCCTCAAAATCAATTTCGCGTTCTTCCGCTTCACGGAACCAATCATGATATCGATGTAGGTTCCTCTGGACAAAAAGCTTGGCTTCCTGGACCATTTCAATAGCACAGCGGACTGCGGGCAGCATGCTGCCGGACTCAGGTTTCAAGGTTTTCTCATCCTTTATGTCATAGTGGTTTTTCGCAAAGAAGATCACACCACCATCGCCGGTATCCTTTACGGGAATGCCTCCGTACTTTTCGGCGACGTAAAGCATCGATTCCTGGAAGAGATTCCTGATCGCGCTTTCCTTCTCGGCATTCTTTAATTTTGCACCCATAAATGTCGAGCCTCTTATGTCATATACTAATACAGATACGAGGTTTTTATAGCGCTCAACGTTGACATCAGAAACAGGCCCCTCGGACGGCACAATGTTCACATCCTTTTCAATCATCGAAACCCGACCGGACAGCGCTTCCTCGCCGAGGTAACGGATTCCCTCGGCGGTCATCATGTCAGAGAGCTTGGGGTAATAATCAACCAACTCTTCCAACAGGATACACTTCACAAGCGGCGTGATGATTTCATCAACGATTTTCGCGAACTTACCGATTATTAGCTGGCTATCATATTTCTCCTTGAGCAGTGCAGGGGTTCTGTACTGATTCATCAATTGCTGAGCGGCCTCGTCACTTCTCAGATCGTTCAACGCGTCCCTGATTATGAGCTGAAGCTGATCCTCTCCAATTTTCTCATTTCTGTGCAGCACCTGCATAATATACGGATCCCATTCGTTCTTCACGACCAGCCCGCTAATATCAGCGGGCTTGTAGCGCATGATCTCCTTGAGATTGTTCTCCCTGTCGAGGCACTCCTGATACTCCCATTTCAATATCTTCAGATCGTAGGCATTACCGATCACCGAACGGTGCAACCTCTTCACCATGTTCTCAATGGCTTCTTCAGTGGAGAAATCCTCGGCGAGATTGATTAAACTATCGCTCATGATGTTCGTCGTTTCGCTTATCTTTCTCCGGATATTCTGCATTTTTTCGCTGATACTCCGTTTCTTTTCCGTGATATCCGCCATCAACCTGCGACCGCGCATCTGTAGCGCATCGATGATGAGCGTGAGCGCGCTATCGTCGGGAAAGAAAAACCGGGATTTGAATATTTCACCT
It contains:
- a CDS encoding cation:proton antiporter, with the translated sequence MICAYLGAKLLRRISFPAVTAYLLVGILIGPRLLNLIPVKIMDASDFVSNFVLGIIAFTLGANFRIEGIRAAGKPVIWISVLEAAFAWILVTLVMIAYHSLNNLPIHPAFVLGAAAAATAPAATVMVIREYRASGPVTEMLLKVVAIDDAWCLIFSALAITTANALRLGVFNSVVLLEAIFEICAALILGAVLGFALNLLSRFIMTVEEVLVIVIGFILLAVGLSMTLRLSPLLTNIAFGLVVANIVRNNELFFEKLRDIDMVFFLGFFVLVGANLEIHLLPKVGIMGVLYIIFRVFGKFIGVRLGSYISKAGENISKYLAWGLVPQAGVALGVALSAKALYPEYGDVIFTTITATTVIYELVGPIFAKYGLKKAGEI
- a CDS encoding cation:proton antiporter, producing MNSLLSAGLILLLGFVGARLLKLVRLPSVTAFLIVGILIGPQLLNLVTVEIFAASEFFSNLVLGLIAFSLGENFRIDKLRQGMRQVMWISLSAALAAWLLVSTALIVYFISIKMPIYPAIVLGAAASATAPAATVLVIREYRASGILTELLLKVVAIDDAWCLIFAAMAIAVGNAMRADVFQLSIVFAGLGEIFGALVLGGVLGYLSSRLSKYVRTREELLVYTLGLLFLDVGLSIALEVSVLLSAMMMGLVMVNIARENYRFFEVLRSVDTPLYLAFFIMSGAHLDFAILYKMGLAGILYIVFRTIGKVYGAKLGARISNAPKSVEHWLGLSLAPQAGVALGIGLVAKVTFPDFGGYIFTIIAATSVIFELIGPLLTKYSLIKAGEILPSE
- a CDS encoding CBS domain-containing protein, yielding MDIEKLSVASVMRRDAPTVSPSTNLKQLIEFMRKTNHYMLPVVDEDRTLLGIVNYRGILSIFRPFSGSVSEIVERMPFVEKVDDEDLNLELSPEMGTLILVADIINTNYVSITEDRTVREARRLMRLHNIETLPVVADKKLVGVLSLLDILVFILKEHEILNSE
- a CDS encoding diguanylate cyclase; its protein translation is MEALVFDPDRLRLTTLSRHLHQLGLSNTTVSNIGELRKIVRKKKCDICILDVSALTILDQLRKQHEEVPVILVADRSAVMNLEKAIFAGVAGLLLRPYRIDFLQKVLEKAIQRRNEIIYNRKTVMSLQRKVQVLQTLNEVVQAINSSLKPKEILNTIMAKAADLINAEGWSVLMINEKTKELVFEAASGKAGKKLLGMRLKIGQGVAGWVSRYGASLMVPDVSKDPRFYSGVDQQTKFTTKSVLCVPMRSRDRIIGVVEVVNKIGGESFTQDDFEIFENVVAHLTIALEKANLYRKMEQASLVDDLTQLYNTRYCNQFLDNFLIERKDASGRISLIFLDIDFFKLVDDNFGHLVGSETLKIVGERMTRVIRKNDVIVRYGGDEYIVLLPNTDKRTALIIAERIRVVIGREPFYAFGNKKFSITVTLGVAAYPEDAKTRDELIGKADKAMYEGKMSGRNKVVAA